The following proteins come from a genomic window of Yinghuangia sp. ASG 101:
- a CDS encoding AraC family transcriptional regulator yields MDNLIGMLSAARAGGMAAASLSAAAPWGIRRGPIPAPAFHVVTEGACWLRSPGAEPLRLSAGAFVLLPTGADHALSSDRQGPLVLDEELFRSAPQGGAAREIDIPGGGTRTRLICAGYRSGPVRSSRPLASLPRVLHVSPEESTTPREVAETMRILATEVASDLPGARTVVERLVDVLCVHALRSSSAHHCAQASQPWNCQDTEVAKVLAAMHEDPGRRWTLDELARTSGLSRSAFAGRFKRSLGESPLRYLTLRRMELAAHHLRASNDSLAAIAKRVGYTSEFAFSRAFSREFGLAPSRFRISTSRSPDLLRFTEP; encoded by the coding sequence ATGGACAACCTCATCGGCATGTTGTCGGCGGCTCGAGCCGGCGGCATGGCGGCGGCGAGCCTGAGTGCTGCGGCCCCCTGGGGCATCAGACGCGGACCGATCCCCGCGCCGGCGTTCCACGTGGTGACCGAAGGGGCGTGCTGGCTGCGCAGCCCCGGAGCAGAGCCGCTGCGCTTGAGTGCCGGGGCCTTCGTCCTGCTGCCGACCGGCGCCGACCACGCGCTGTCCAGTGACCGTCAGGGGCCTCTGGTTCTCGACGAGGAGCTCTTTCGCTCGGCGCCGCAAGGGGGCGCTGCGCGCGAGATCGATATCCCGGGCGGCGGAACGCGGACCCGGTTGATCTGCGCGGGTTACCGCTCCGGACCGGTCCGGTCCTCTCGTCCGTTGGCTTCGCTTCCCCGCGTGTTGCACGTATCCCCCGAGGAATCGACCACACCGCGCGAGGTGGCGGAGACGATGCGGATACTCGCGACCGAAGTCGCAAGTGACCTGCCCGGGGCACGCACCGTCGTCGAGCGTCTGGTCGATGTCCTGTGCGTACACGCGCTTCGCTCGTCTTCGGCCCACCACTGTGCCCAGGCGTCCCAGCCCTGGAACTGCCAGGATACGGAGGTCGCCAAGGTTCTCGCCGCGATGCATGAGGACCCCGGGCGGCGGTGGACCCTCGACGAACTCGCCCGCACCTCGGGACTGTCACGGTCTGCATTCGCCGGACGCTTCAAACGTTCCCTCGGTGAGTCCCCGCTGCGCTATCTCACTCTCCGGCGCATGGAACTGGCAGCACACCACCTGCGCGCAAGCAACGACTCGCTGGCCGCCATCGCGAAACGCGTCGGCTACACCTCGGAGTTCGCGTTCTCTCGCGCCTTTTCCCGTGAGTTCGGACTCGCACCGAGTCGCTTCCGCATCTCCACCAGCCGCTCCCCGGACCTCCTCCGCTTCACAGAGCCCTGA
- a CDS encoding alpha/beta fold hydrolase translates to MPEIMHRFVEVGGVRLHVAEAGSGPLVILLHGFPESWYSWRHQLKALAASGYHVVAPDQRGYGRSDRPEAVEDYTILHTVGDVIGLIDALGEEDAVVGGHDWGGAVAWHAALMRPDRIRAVASLSAPHTLRPEGPPLAALRAAHGENHYPVYFQRPDTADAEFARDPRATMRRALYAASAEGFPWNPVVPAGGEALDMWPEPNELPDWLTEEDVDVYAEDFARTGFTGPLNWFRNFDRNWALTSPWHGVAVAPPALYITGDRDLGGTLPGAAELIAGRSAAVPNLRNAIVLPHCGHWTQQERPDDVNEALVAFLGSM, encoded by the coding sequence ATGCCCGAGATCATGCACCGTTTCGTCGAGGTCGGAGGAGTCCGCCTGCACGTGGCCGAGGCGGGTTCCGGACCGTTGGTGATCTTGCTCCACGGTTTCCCGGAATCGTGGTACTCCTGGCGCCATCAGCTTAAGGCGTTGGCCGCGTCCGGCTACCACGTCGTCGCCCCGGACCAGCGTGGATACGGGCGCAGCGACCGTCCGGAAGCCGTTGAGGACTACACGATCCTCCACACGGTCGGCGATGTGATCGGTCTCATCGATGCGCTCGGAGAGGAAGATGCGGTCGTGGGCGGACACGATTGGGGTGGCGCCGTCGCCTGGCACGCGGCGCTGATGCGTCCTGATCGAATTCGCGCGGTGGCATCCCTCAGCGCCCCGCACACCCTGCGTCCGGAAGGCCCACCCCTGGCTGCTCTCCGCGCCGCTCACGGAGAGAACCACTACCCCGTCTACTTCCAGCGTCCGGACACCGCCGATGCGGAGTTCGCGCGGGACCCGCGAGCCACGATGCGGCGTGCACTTTACGCTGCCTCCGCAGAGGGCTTCCCGTGGAACCCGGTCGTTCCCGCAGGCGGAGAAGCGTTGGACATGTGGCCTGAGCCGAATGAATTGCCGGATTGGCTCACGGAAGAAGATGTCGATGTCTACGCCGAGGACTTCGCACGTACCGGTTTCACCGGCCCCCTGAACTGGTTCCGCAACTTCGATCGAAACTGGGCCCTCACCAGCCCCTGGCACGGAGTAGCCGTCGCGCCTCCGGCGCTCTACATCACGGGCGACCGAGACCTCGGCGGAACCCTGCCCGGGGCCGCGGAACTGATCGCCGGCCGCTCCGCCGCCGTGCCAAATCTACGAAACGCGATCGTGCTGCCGCACTGCGGCCACTGGACCCAGCAGGAACGCCCCGATGACGTCAACGAAGCCTTGGTGGCCTTCCTCGGATCCATGTAG